The DNA sequence GAGAGGTTCAGCCCGATGAAGTAGATCGGGACACCCGCCGAGCGCGCGTAGCGCCGGAGCGTCGCGTAGTCGCTCCAGGAGTGGTTGTCGTCGCCGTCCGTCAGCACGACGACGGCCTTGCGGCCCGGCGTCGCGCGGAACTGGTAGAGCGCCATGACCACGGAGTCGAAGAGGGCGGTCGCGCCGTTCGCGTGCGTCTCGGCGATCGCGCGCTCGAGGTCCGTCGCGCGGTGCGTCATCGAGGCGAGGAGGGCCGGGCGCTCGCGGAACTCGATCACGAAGCCCTGGTCCTTCTCCTTGGAGACGAGCTTCTGGACGAACTCGGACGCCGCCTGGTGGACGATCGGCATCGCGTCCTTCATCGAGCCCGACCCGTCGATCACGATCCCGAGGGAGAGCGGGAGCGACTCGGCGAACTCGAAGCTCGTGAGCTCCTGCTTCGCCGCGTCCTCCGTGACCGTGAAGTCCTCCTTGGCGAGGGTCTTCACGAGGCGGCCCTCCCCGTCGTAGACGGAGACCGGCAGCTCGACGAGGTCGACTTCCACCTTCGACATGAAGCGCGACTCGCCCTTGAGGAGCTTGATGTCCGTGAATTCCTTGCCGTCCTCGTCCGTCGCCGTCGCGCGCATGAGCGTCGCTTTCTGGATCTCGGCGACGCGAACCGTCACGACGTACGGCGGCTGGGTCCACTCCCGGACCTTCCGGTCGTCGAGGTACAGCTCGAGCTTCTTCGCGACGCCGCCCGCCATGGACTGGACGGCGACCTTGAGCTCGACCGTGTCGCCCGCCCCCTTCTGCTTCGGGAGCTCCATGAGGCGCACGGACAGCCGCGAGTCCTTCTCGTTGATCGCCCACGCGTCCGCGTCCAGGAAATTGCCCTGCGCGTCGAAGCCGAGGGCCTTGAGCGTCTGCTTCTTCGGGACCTTCCCGAGGTCCAGCTCGACCTCGTAGGGTGCGCGGTTCTTGACGAGGATCTTCTTCTCCTCGAGCCAGAACTCGACGCGCGTGACGGGCGGCTTCACCTCGCATCCGATCCGGAGGAGGCCGACGGGAACCTCCTGCGGGGGCGCGAGAATCTTCACGAGGTTTCCCGCGTTCGGCGGCGGCATCTGGCGGTTCTCGGACTCGAGGACGACGGCCGCCGCGCTCGGCAGCCCTCCGGCGTCGGTGCCGGCGTCCTCGGCGCGGAATTCGGACGTCATCGCCGGAACGGTGATCGTCACGGCGCGCGTCGCGACCGCGCGGCCGGCGGCGCCTTCGAGCCGGAACTGGATCTCGTAGGTTCCCGGCGGCAGCGAACGCAGGAACGTGATCGAGACGGGCTTGCCGGCGTCGGCGCCGAGGTCGACGTCGGCCGGGATCCGGAAGGCGTCGACGTTCGCGCCCTTCGGGTCGCTCACGACCCCCGACAGCGTGAACGAGACGACGCGCGGCGTGCTCGCCGGCCCCCGAAGGTCGCCGCGCGCGACCGACAGGATGAACTTGACGGCCGTCTTCGACCCGGTCTTCCCGAGGTACTGCTCGCGCACGTCGAGGGGAATGGACACCCCGGGGGCGTCGATCCGGCTCTTCTGGGCGTCCGCCGGAGGAGCCGGCTGCCCGGAAGCGGCCCTCGAAAGGCCGAGAAGAACCGCCAGCAGCGCGAGACTCTTTCGCATTCCCCCATCGTATGCTGTCTTCCTCAAGCGACACATCCCCCGTTCGGAGGCTCCCGATGCAAGTTCCTTTCCGCGGCCCCGCCGCTCTCGTGCTCGGCTTGACTCTCGGCTTCTCTCTGGCGGCTGCGCCTGCCGGGACCGACGCGTACCTGGACTCCACGGCGGCGCGCTGGGAAGACGTGTCCCGGAAGATCTGGGACTACTCCGAGACCGCCCTTCAGGAGACGAAGTCCGCCGCCCTCCTCGAGGACGTTCTCGAGAAGGAAGGCTTCGCCGTGACGCGCGGCGTGGCCGGGATGCCGACCGCGTTCGTCGCGACCGCGGGATCCGGCGCGCCCGTCGTCGCGATCCTCGCCGAGTACGACGCTCTCCCCGGCCTCTCGCAGAAGGCCGGCGAGGCCAGGAAGTCCCCCGCAGTCGCCGGAGCGCCGGGCCAGGGGTGCGGGCACAACCTCCTCGGGACCGCCGCCGTCGCGGCAGCCGTGGCCGCGAACCGCGAGCGCGCCCTTCAGAAGCTGCCCGGGACGATCCGGGTCTACGGGACGCCCGCCGAGGAGCAGATCCTCGGCAAGACGTTCATGCTGCGGGACGGGGTGTTCGCGGGAACCGACGTCGTCCTCGCGTGGCACCCCGAGGCCGAGAGCTACGTCTATTCCGGCGGGCGCCTCGCGATCACGGCGCTGGACGTCGAGTTCTTCGGGAGGACGGCGCACGCCGCCGCGAATCCGTGGCTCGGCCGCAGCTCCCTCGACGCACTCGAGGTCTTCGAGCACGCGATGTCCCTCATGCGCGAGCACGTGCTCCCCACGGCCCGCCTCCACCGCGTCGTGAAGGACGGCGGTCTCGCCGCGAACATCATCCCCGACTACGCGCGCGTGCAGTGGTTCGTGCGCGACACGAACGGCGAGCGCATGAACGAGATGGTCGGCCGGCTGAGAAAGGCCGCGGAGGGCGCCGGCCTCGCGACCGAGACGACGGCGAAGGTGACGCTCCTCGCCACGACGCGCGAGCCGATCTACAACGAGGCGCTCTCGAGGCTCGTCCAGAAGCAGCTCGAGCGCGTCGGCGCCCCGAAGTGGGACGCGGCGGACGAGGCGCTCGCGAAGGCGATCCAGAAGGAGGTCGGGATCCCGGAAAAGGGGCTCTCGGCCGAGGTCCTCCCGTGGGCGAAAGGGCGCGGCGCCTCCGCGTCGTCCGACACGGGCGAGGTGAGCGCCGCCTACCCGCTCATCGAGCTGGGCGTCCAGACGGCGCCGAGCGGCGCGCCGTGGCACCACTGGGACGTCGCGTCCTGCGCAGCGGCCCCGATGGGCGTCAAGGGGATGCTCGTCGCCGCGAAGGTCCTCGCCGCGTCGACGGCCGACCTCCTGAGAGATCCCTCTTCCGTCGCGGCAGCCAAGGCCGAGTTCGCGAGGACGACGGCCGGAAAGCCCTACGTCACTCCTCTCGCGCCGGACGCGAAGCCGAAGACGTACTGAGGCGCGTCACGCCGCGCGCGCGGGCCCTCAGGCCGCCACTCTCGCCGCGTGCGTCTCGAAGAAGTGCTCGACGGCGTCGAGGAACGCCTGCGGACCGTCGAGGCTCGCGATGCGGCGGCGCAGCTCCGACCCGTTCGGCAGGCCGTGCGTGTACCACGACGTGAACGTGCGGAGCTTGGACATCATCGCCTTCGGCGCGTCGGACTGGTCCCTCTGGATGAGGCGGAAGTGTTCGAGGATGACCTCGCGCCGCTCGGCGAGCGTGGCCTCCCGCCACGGCCGGCCCGCGAGAAGCTCGGCGGCCTGCTTGAAGATCCACGGGTTCTTCATCGTCGCGCGGCCGCACATCACGGCGTCGCAGCCGGTCTGGCGGAACATCGCGAGGACGTCGTCGGCGGTGTTCACGTCGCCGTTCCCGACGACGGGGATCGACACGGTTTCCTTGAGGCGCGCGATCTTCGACCAGTCCGCGCGGCCCGTGTACATCTGCTTGGCCGTGCGGGCGTGAAGCGCGACGGCCGCGACCCCCTCGCCCTCGCAGATGCGGGCGAGCTCGAGGTAGTTCTCGGTCTGGTCGTTGATCCCGAGCCGGAACTTCACCGTGAGCGGCGTCGTCGGGAGCGCCTTCCGGCACGCCGCGATGATCGCGCGCGCCTTGTCGAGGTCGCGCATGAGGCCGGCCCCGGAGCAGCCCTTGAGGATCTTGTTCGCGGGGCAGCCCATGTTGATGTCGCAGACGTCGACCTGCATCTCCTCGACGCGGGCCGCGGCGACCGCCATCCGTTCGGCGTCCGCTCCGTAGATCTGGACCGAGAGCGGGCGTTCGGCCGGGTCCCAGCGGAGGAGGCGCTCGGTCCGCTTGTTGCCGCGCGTCAGCCCCTCCGACGAGACGAACTCCATGGTGACGAGGCCCACCCCTCCGATCCGGCGCAGGAGCAGCCGGTACGTCATGTCCGTGATCCCCGCCATGGGCGCGAGGACGAGGGGGGGATCGACGGCGCAGGGACGCGTCCCCGCGCCGCCGTACACGAGGCTCATCCGGGGGATTTTACTGGCCCGTGGCCTTCCCCTGCGGCGCCGCGGCGGGCGCGGCGGGGTTTCCCGGGGCCTCGAGATCGAAGGAGCCCTGCACGAGCGCGTGCGAGCCGGGAACGATCTTGTCGTCCTTCGTGATCCCGACGACGTACGCGTGCTTGCCGGGGGCCACGTTCTCGAGCCACACGGCCTCTTCCTTCGCGAGCGTGACTTCCTTCTCCGTGTCGACCTTGTAGCGGACCCGACACGTGTTGTCGGAGGTGCCCTTCTCGGCGATCGGACAGCCCGTGACGAGGAAGTCCAACAGGACCTTCCCGGTCTCGCCCTTCACCTTGCCGCGCGGCGAGACGACCGTGAGGACGGGCGTGCCGCTCTCGACCACGTTCTTTCCGTCCTTCTCCCCGACGTGGAACGTGACGGTCGCGAACGCGCTGTCCTCCTTGATGGACTCGCCCCACGGGCGCATCGGGAACACGCGCAGCGTGTGCGTGCCCTTCGGAATCTTCTTGAAGACCCACGGCTTCGTGACGTCGTAGTAGGCGAAGACGGTCGCGAAGTTGTCGAGCATGAGGGCGACGTACTGGCCCTGCTTCGTCGCAGGATCCTGGAACGTCTCGTAACCCGTGAGCTCGATCTTCACCTCGACGGGCGCGCCCGTCGCCGCGGGCTGGCCGGCCTCGGCGGGCGGGATCGCGATCACGTCGTCCGCCTTCGGCGACAGGATCTTGAGCGTGACCGGGCCAGAAGGTCCGCGTCCGTCCGGGACTCCGGCGATCGGCGACTTCGGGTCCTTCGGCGTCTCGGCGGACGCCGGGACGGCGAGCGCCAGGAGGGTGAGGGCGGCCGCGAGATTTCGGACCAGCTGCATCGGGAACACTCCTCTGGAGAATCCTCCGGCGCGCCGGAGGGCGCGGAGCATAGCAGCGACGCCGAGCCTGTGTCTCAGGAAGGCGGGGTAAAGAGCTTCGGCGGAGCCCCGACGCGCACGTCCGTGAGGTTGATCACCAACTTCGTCCCCTTGCCGCCCGGCGACGGGAGCTCCCGCTCCCAGCGGACGACGAGGCCGTCGAGGTCGTTCGCGGCCCAGTACGTCGTCGTCGGCGAGTTCAGGGCGGACGGGTCGTCGTCGAAGCGCCAGATCGCGCACACGTGTCCCGCAAACACCTCGTCGCCCTCCCGGTGGTAGAGGGTCAGGTTCCGGCGGGCCGCTTCCTTCTTCTCGTCGAAGCCGGTCGTCAGGGGGATGCCGGCGGGCATCTCCTTCTCCGCCTCGGAGAACTCCACGGGCGACGCGCTCTTCCCGCCGGCGGCGACGCGCCACGCCTTCTTCGCCTCCGTGTCGAGGATCAGCGCGGGCCCGTCGCCGAGGCCCTTGCGCCTCAGGCCTCCGCGCACGGCGATCTCGTACGAAGCCGTCTCGAGCCCGTCCGTCTTGAACGTGACGCGGGCGCGGTAGCCGTGGGTCGCGGCGCGCGGGGGACCGGGGAGCGGATCGGACGAGCAGCCGGCGAGAACGGCGAGCGTCGCCCCGGCGCAGCAGGCGGCGAGCAGCGCGGAAGCGGAACGTCTCATTTCGACGTGGCCCTCCGGGCGGGAGCGGTGCTGGGGACGGCGAGCCCGCGAAAGTGCTGGAGGATTGTGAGCGCGCGCAGCGTGACCCAGCGCGACGGGTCGCCCGTGCGCTCGGGAGCGAGCGGCATCCGCTCGGGCCGCGGGCGCTCCAGCTTCCAGCGCGCGCGGTGGTCCGCCTGGGAGGCCAGCTCCGCGAGGGCGCGCGCGACGTTCGGCTCGATGGGCCTTCCCGCGGGGCGCACGGCCTTCAACGCCGCAAGCATCTCGAAGAGGTCCGTCTCGTCCGCGCACGGGTAGCCCGCCTTCAGGATCTCGGGCGTCGCGCCCGCGGCGAGCGCGGCGGGAATCTCCGCCTCGACGAGCCGCGTCTCGAGGAACGCGATCGCGCCCCTGATCACGTCCGTCCGCGCCTTCTCGGGCAGCTCTCCGAGAAGGAGAAGGTCCTTCACGGTGCGGCCCTTGCCGGCCCGGGAACGCCGGGCGATCTCCTCGGCCCCGCCCACGACGCGCGGGTCGCCGCCGCGGCCGGTCCGCGCCAGGACGCGGAGCGCCGCCGAGAACAGCGGGACGTCGAGGTCGCCGGTCCGGCCGCCGCGCTCGATCTCGACGAAGGCCTTCTCCCACCTCGCGAGCAGGACGTCGGCCGCGTGCTTGAGCGCGGGCTGCGCCTCGTCCACGCCGAACTCCGTGAGAAACAGCGCGAGCCACATCCCGCCGTCGTACCGCCGCTCGAGCGGGACCTGCGGCGCCGGCACGAGGCGCGCGCGGACGAGCGCGAGAAGATCGCGCAGGAACGGGTCGCGGACGACCGCCTGCCGAGCGCGCCGGAGGTCGGGATCCTTGGGCGGGCGCCCGAGCAGGTCGCGCAGGGCGACGGCCCGCACACCCGGGTTCTCGCGCGAGACGAGCCAGTCGATCGTCGCGAGCGGGACCGGGAAAGGACCCTCGGCGGGAGGACGCGGAGCGCGAGGCATGGGAGGCGAGGATAATCCCTCCGATGAACTTCTTCGCGAGCGGCGTCACGCGCGTCGTCGGGCACCGCGGCTCCCCGACGAAAGCGCTCGAAAACACCTTCGAAAGCTTCGACCGGGCCGAGGCGGACGGCGCCGACGCCTTCGAGCTCGACGTCCGCCTCACGCTGGACGGCGAGGCCGTCGTCCAGCACGACCCGGAGATCGTTCTCCTCGGGCGCCGCGTCCCGCTGGCGACCGTCACGATCCCCGAGCTCACCGAGCTGCCCGTCGAGCGCGGCGGATTCCGGGGTTTCGTCCCGACGCTCCGCGATCTCTTCCTGCGCTACGGCTCGACCGGCCGCTACCTCGTCGAGCTCAAGGCGGGCCCGTCGCCGCGGCCCGGCCTCCTCGAGTTCCGCGTCGCGGCCCTCATCGCCCAGATGCACCTCTTCGACCGCGCGATCGTGCTCTCCTTCTCGGGCGACATGCTCCGGAAGATCCGCGAGATCGAGCCGCGCATCGAGACGTGCCTCAACTACGACGCGACGGCGCGCCGCCCCGAAGGCGCGCTCTGGCCCGATCTTCCGAAGGGCTGCCGCGCGATCGGCCCGCAGGCCGGACTCGTCACGGACGAGCTCTTCGCCCGGGCGAAGGCCGAGGGGCTGGGCGTCCACTGCTGGACCGTCAACGACCCGGCGTTCGCCGCGCAGCTCGCACGGCTCGGCGCGGCCAGCGTGATCAGCGACGACGTGTCCGTCGTCGGCCCCGCGATCCGGGACGTCACGGGCGCTCCCCTGCCGCTCAACCTCCTGAAGGTCTGACCG is a window from the Acidobacteriota bacterium genome containing:
- a CDS encoding glycerophosphodiester phosphodiesterase, with the translated sequence MNFFASGVTRVVGHRGSPTKALENTFESFDRAEADGADAFELDVRLTLDGEAVVQHDPEIVLLGRRVPLATVTIPELTELPVERGGFRGFVPTLRDLFLRYGSTGRYLVELKAGPSPRPGLLEFRVAALIAQMHLFDRAIVLSFSGDMLRKIREIEPRIETCLNYDATARRPEGALWPDLPKGCRAIGPQAGLVTDELFARAKAEGLGVHCWTVNDPAFAAQLARLGAASVISDDVSVVGPAIRDVTGAPLPLNLLKV
- a CDS encoding amidohydrolase, with the protein product MQVPFRGPAALVLGLTLGFSLAAAPAGTDAYLDSTAARWEDVSRKIWDYSETALQETKSAALLEDVLEKEGFAVTRGVAGMPTAFVATAGSGAPVVAILAEYDALPGLSQKAGEARKSPAVAGAPGQGCGHNLLGTAAVAAAVAANRERALQKLPGTIRVYGTPAEEQILGKTFMLRDGVFAGTDVVLAWHPEAESYVYSGGRLAITALDVEFFGRTAHAAANPWLGRSSLDALEVFEHAMSLMREHVLPTARLHRVVKDGGLAANIIPDYARVQWFVRDTNGERMNEMVGRLRKAAEGAGLATETTAKVTLLATTREPIYNEALSRLVQKQLERVGAPKWDAADEALAKAIQKEVGIPEKGLSAEVLPWAKGRGASASSDTGEVSAAYPLIELGVQTAPSGAPWHHWDVASCAAAPMGVKGMLVAAKVLAASTADLLRDPSSVAAAKAEFARTTAGKPYVTPLAPDAKPKTY
- the dusB gene encoding tRNA dihydrouridine synthase DusB → MSLVYGGAGTRPCAVDPPLVLAPMAGITDMTYRLLLRRIGGVGLVTMEFVSSEGLTRGNKRTERLLRWDPAERPLSVQIYGADAERMAVAAARVEEMQVDVCDINMGCPANKILKGCSGAGLMRDLDKARAIIAACRKALPTTPLTVKFRLGINDQTENYLELARICEGEGVAAVALHARTAKQMYTGRADWSKIARLKETVSIPVVGNGDVNTADDVLAMFRQTGCDAVMCGRATMKNPWIFKQAAELLAGRPWREATLAERREVILEHFRLIQRDQSDAPKAMMSKLRTFTSWYTHGLPNGSELRRRIASLDGPQAFLDAVEHFFETHAARVAA
- a CDS encoding VWA domain-containing protein — protein: MRKSLALLAVLLGLSRAASGQPAPPADAQKSRIDAPGVSIPLDVREQYLGKTGSKTAVKFILSVARGDLRGPASTPRVVSFTLSGVVSDPKGANVDAFRIPADVDLGADAGKPVSITFLRSLPPGTYEIQFRLEGAAGRAVATRAVTITVPAMTSEFRAEDAGTDAGGLPSAAAVVLESENRQMPPPNAGNLVKILAPPQEVPVGLLRIGCEVKPPVTRVEFWLEEKKILVKNRAPYEVELDLGKVPKKQTLKALGFDAQGNFLDADAWAINEKDSRLSVRLMELPKQKGAGDTVELKVAVQSMAGGVAKKLELYLDDRKVREWTQPPYVVTVRVAEIQKATLMRATATDEDGKEFTDIKLLKGESRFMSKVEVDLVELPVSVYDGEGRLVKTLAKEDFTVTEDAAKQELTSFEFAESLPLSLGIVIDGSGSMKDAMPIVHQAASEFVQKLVSKEKDQGFVIEFRERPALLASMTHRATDLERAIAETHANGATALFDSVVMALYQFRATPGRKAVVVLTDGDDNHSWSDYATLRRYARSAGVPIYFIGLNLSFLDTGIKGRMNELAADTGAEAFFIGKASALPEVYRKIETELRSQYFLRYLTNSTKGENQFRAIEVKLKDPKLRAKTIRGYFP